A DNA window from Oceanibaculum nanhaiense contains the following coding sequences:
- a CDS encoding SHOCT domain-containing protein, with the protein MWQNWHQPGAMMGYDGGGWFWGMAFHGLSAILFIAILAVVLILLFRWFGAGHQMHASTPPAGSALDLLKARYARGEIDREDYLQRKADLF; encoded by the coding sequence ATGTGGCAGAACTGGCACCAGCCCGGTGCGATGATGGGCTATGATGGTGGCGGATGGTTCTGGGGAATGGCCTTCCACGGCCTCTCGGCCATCCTGTTCATTGCGATACTGGCAGTGGTCCTGATCCTGCTGTTCCGCTGGTTCGGTGCGGGGCATCAGATGCATGCATCGACGCCGCCGGCCGGCAGCGCGCTCGACCTTCTCAAGGCACGCTACGCGCGAGGAGAAATCGACCGCGAGGATTATCTGCAGCGCAAGGCGGATTTGTTCTGA
- a CDS encoding Bug family tripartite tricarboxylate transporter substrate binding protein, with the protein MTFIHNRRAGYTAALAALALCATAPAVKADSFPSKPVELVIPFAQGGGTDQVGRIFAQYAQPHLGGDIFVSNRTGGSGAVGFSHGALAKADGYVITMIVTTLAAAPHTIDGYPVSYKDFEPVCLLSAPPAILAVHPDSGINSLADLVKKAKAEPGKLTFGTAGPGSNTHLTGAAFATQAGIDVRFVPHKGSGPALTAAYGKHINVAIADKAEVTPWHKDGRLKVLTVFSDDPKTGIKGVPLASADGFKVDIGSFRGIGAPKGTPPEVMKVLVEACRKTAEDKAFNDHMEKTGTETYALFGEEFGAWLKNKHDSFGEAVKAANM; encoded by the coding sequence ATGACATTCATCCACAACAGGCGTGCCGGTTACACGGCGGCGCTGGCGGCACTGGCGCTGTGCGCAACCGCCCCGGCAGTAAAGGCGGACAGTTTTCCGTCCAAGCCAGTCGAACTCGTGATCCCCTTCGCGCAGGGCGGCGGCACCGACCAGGTCGGCCGCATCTTCGCACAGTATGCGCAGCCGCATCTGGGCGGCGACATCTTCGTCAGCAACCGCACGGGCGGCAGCGGTGCCGTGGGCTTTTCGCACGGCGCGCTGGCCAAGGCCGATGGGTACGTCATCACCATGATCGTCACCACCCTGGCCGCAGCGCCCCACACCATCGACGGCTATCCGGTCAGCTACAAGGATTTCGAGCCGGTCTGCCTGCTGTCCGCGCCGCCGGCCATCCTGGCGGTTCATCCGGACAGCGGCATCAACTCGCTGGCCGACCTCGTCAAGAAGGCGAAAGCCGAACCGGGCAAGCTGACCTTCGGCACCGCCGGCCCCGGCAGCAACACGCATCTGACCGGTGCCGCCTTCGCGACCCAGGCGGGTATCGATGTCCGCTTCGTGCCTCACAAGGGCTCCGGTCCGGCGCTGACGGCGGCCTATGGCAAGCACATCAATGTCGCCATCGCCGACAAGGCCGAGGTCACGCCCTGGCACAAGGATGGCCGGTTGAAGGTGCTGACCGTGTTCTCTGACGATCCGAAGACCGGCATCAAGGGCGTGCCGCTGGCCAGCGCTGACGGCTTCAAGGTGGATATCGGCTCGTTCCGCGGCATCGGTGCCCCGAAAGGCACCCCGCCGGAAGTAATGAAGGTACTGGTCGAGGCCTGCCGCAAGACCGCCGAGGACAAGGCGTTCAACGACCATATGGAGAAGACCGGGACCGAGACCTATGCCCTGTTCGGTGAGGAATTCGGTGCCTGGCTGAAGAACAAGCACGACTCCTTCGGCGAAGCCGTCAAGGCAGCCAATATGTAA
- a CDS encoding tripartite tricarboxylate transporter permease codes for MSLLMEGFSIVTEMNILLLLAGAVLLGIVAGAMPGISATMGVALLSPLTFTMDPLAGILSLVGVYCGAVYGGSLSAILLGIPGTPGAVATTLDGYAMSRQGKPGIALGIATLSSFLGGMLSAIALMLLSYPIADFALAFGPREYLALTVFALTAMAALSGGSFLKGLFAGFIGLFLAGIGIDETYGVSRYHFGYVLLMGGVSFIPVTIGLFAVPETLLSIERIGRAPRRALRVNRIIPGRSVLARILPAQLRSSVIGTIVGAVPGAGSDVAAIVGYSQGKHMSRQPERFGTGSPEGIACAESANNAATGGSLIPLLTLGIPGGAVTAIMLGTFMTHGLQPGPLLLHNNAPLVYQIFAGVFVANILLLIFGLSGAKLFARVLQIPESILTPGILLLCVLGSYAMRNHPVDVLIMFAAGMVGYVMVKTGIPRAPLIIGLILGPMVEGELARSLIVVGGEWQELFTPISTVIWLLVFAPFVAPLVMKGVRHLKRSYKTT; via the coding sequence ATGAGCCTGCTGATGGAAGGCTTCTCCATCGTCACGGAGATGAACATCCTGCTGCTGCTTGCGGGCGCGGTGCTGCTCGGCATCGTGGCAGGAGCCATGCCGGGCATCTCGGCCACCATGGGCGTGGCCCTGCTGAGCCCGCTGACCTTCACGATGGACCCGCTGGCCGGTATCCTCAGCCTGGTTGGCGTCTATTGCGGTGCCGTCTATGGCGGGTCGCTGTCGGCCATCCTGCTGGGTATTCCCGGCACGCCAGGGGCGGTCGCCACGACGCTGGACGGCTATGCCATGTCGCGGCAGGGCAAACCGGGCATAGCATTGGGTATCGCCACCCTATCGTCGTTTCTGGGCGGCATGCTCAGCGCGATCGCACTCATGCTGCTGTCCTACCCCATCGCCGATTTCGCCCTGGCCTTCGGACCGCGCGAATATCTGGCACTAACCGTATTCGCGCTGACGGCGATGGCGGCACTGTCCGGCGGATCGTTCCTGAAGGGGCTGTTCGCCGGATTCATCGGCCTGTTCCTGGCCGGCATCGGCATCGACGAGACCTATGGCGTCTCGCGCTATCATTTCGGCTATGTGCTGCTGATGGGCGGGGTCTCCTTCATTCCGGTCACCATTGGCCTGTTCGCGGTGCCGGAAACCCTGCTGAGCATCGAGCGTATCGGCCGTGCGCCGCGCCGCGCCCTGCGCGTCAACCGGATCATTCCCGGGCGCAGCGTGCTGGCCCGCATCCTGCCGGCGCAGCTACGTTCCAGTGTCATCGGCACCATTGTCGGCGCGGTTCCCGGCGCAGGTAGCGACGTCGCCGCCATTGTCGGCTACAGCCAGGGCAAGCACATGTCACGCCAGCCGGAACGCTTCGGCACCGGCTCCCCGGAAGGTATCGCCTGCGCCGAATCGGCAAACAATGCGGCGACCGGTGGCTCGCTGATCCCTCTGCTGACCCTGGGCATCCCCGGCGGCGCGGTAACCGCGATCATGCTGGGCACTTTTATGACGCATGGGCTGCAGCCCGGTCCCTTGCTGCTGCACAACAACGCGCCGCTGGTCTACCAGATCTTCGCCGGTGTCTTCGTCGCGAACATCCTGCTGCTGATCTTCGGACTGTCCGGCGCCAAGCTGTTCGCGCGTGTGCTGCAAATCCCCGAAAGCATCCTGACGCCCGGCATTCTGCTGCTTTGCGTGCTGGGGTCCTACGCCATGCGCAACCATCCGGTCGATGTGCTGATCATGTTCGCCGCCGGCATGGTCGGCTACGTCATGGTCAAGACCGGTATCCCGCGCGCGCCACTCATTATCGGCCTGATCCTCGGGCCGATGGTGGAGGGAGAACTTGCCCGTTCGCTCATCGTCGTTGGCGGCGAATGGCAGGAACTCTTCACGCCGATCAGCACCGTCATCTGGCTGCTGGTCTTCGCCCCGTTCGTCGCCCCGCTCGTGATGAAGGGCGTTCGGCATCTGAAACGATCCTACAAGACGACATAA
- a CDS encoding tripartite tricarboxylate transporter TctB family protein has product MPAAYPTLGEGGQPGHATILPDRGGARLELIFLGIVWAVAALLLWHGLSLQLWRDGTIGPGAYPVFALAGLLAITSVLIAKALAVRELRLYSPFQAGLQDDLRLRQLAEIMGTRLGTRIQVVTKDGEGRFSALWKGVRGNALAIVSSDMTSLPNFHAAAFCDGRMEPVGGLFFDPDVLVVRPASQWQNPGDLWNKGQTVRLGFGHHIDIDHAVGRWLATAQGLSFRPVHSDDIPSLIGAINAGDIDAAILSFSQARQAITTGQVRCIGLLSEPGDQPPEVQGAPTFLDHGAAVVSGHWAALMVPAGMPAKKQNALSAAFSEAAAELPPANETDMSARIWRFLSQEEMKGIIDIQQRCHAQFTPRETLSDSLPAGKIIGLVVAIAGLALFPIAMMQLGFVLSAFFYVAGLTLLLWPKLTPAKAVLSIAVAAFLSIGTYLLFSKVFNVVLPTSALMEGLLP; this is encoded by the coding sequence GGGAAGGCGGTCAGCCCGGCCACGCCACGATTCTGCCCGACCGGGGCGGTGCCAGGCTCGAACTCATCTTCCTTGGCATCGTCTGGGCCGTTGCCGCCCTCTTGCTGTGGCATGGCCTGTCGCTGCAATTGTGGCGCGACGGCACCATCGGCCCCGGCGCCTATCCGGTCTTTGCGCTTGCCGGTCTGCTGGCAATCACGAGCGTTCTGATCGCGAAGGCGCTCGCCGTGCGGGAGCTTCGCCTCTACTCGCCCTTCCAGGCCGGGCTGCAGGACGATCTTCGGCTGCGCCAGCTCGCGGAAATCATGGGCACGCGCCTCGGCACCCGGATACAGGTCGTCACCAAGGATGGCGAAGGGCGTTTCTCCGCCCTCTGGAAGGGGGTGCGCGGCAATGCTCTTGCCATCGTCTCATCCGACATGACGAGCCTACCGAACTTCCATGCCGCCGCATTCTGTGACGGACGTATGGAGCCAGTGGGTGGCCTGTTTTTCGACCCCGATGTGCTGGTCGTGCGGCCCGCCAGCCAGTGGCAGAATCCAGGCGATTTGTGGAACAAGGGCCAAACAGTCCGCCTCGGTTTCGGTCATCACATCGATATCGACCATGCCGTGGGGCGCTGGCTTGCCACCGCGCAGGGACTGTCCTTCCGGCCGGTTCACAGCGACGACATTCCTTCACTGATCGGCGCCATCAATGCCGGGGATATCGATGCCGCCATACTCAGCTTTTCGCAGGCACGGCAGGCAATCACGACCGGACAGGTGCGGTGCATCGGTCTTTTGTCGGAACCTGGCGACCAGCCGCCGGAAGTGCAGGGCGCTCCCACCTTTCTGGACCATGGGGCCGCTGTGGTCTCCGGTCATTGGGCGGCGCTGATGGTGCCGGCGGGCATGCCCGCTAAAAAGCAAAACGCCTTGTCTGCAGCATTTTCGGAAGCAGCCGCAGAGCTGCCGCCTGCCAACGAAACGGATATGTCAGCGCGGATCTGGCGCTTCCTCTCGCAGGAGGAGATGAAAGGCATCATCGATATCCAGCAGCGCTGCCACGCGCAATTCACCCCCCGGGAAACTCTGTCCGACAGTCTGCCCGCCGGGAAGATCATCGGGCTGGTGGTGGCGATCGCCGGACTGGCCCTCTTCCCCATCGCGATGATGCAGCTCGGCTTCGTCCTGTCCGCCTTCTTCTATGTCGCCGGCCTGACACTGCTGCTGTGGCCGAAACTGACACCGGCCAAGGCGGTACTCTCCATCGCCGTAGCAGCCTTCCTCAGCATCGGGACCTACCTGCTGTTCAGCAAGGTCTTCAACGTCGTCCTGCCCACATCGGCCCTGATGGAGGGATTGCTGCCATGA